The following coding sequences lie in one Actinomycetota bacterium genomic window:
- a CDS encoding TetR/AcrR family transcriptional regulator C-terminal domain-containing protein codes for MTVGATTKQASRRRQPAANPTLSRDEIARAALEFGSSEGFDQLSMRSLARVLGVTPMALYHHVANKQDLLSMLVEEVLAPIEVPDPDFGTWQERLGELQRRIKISNERYPGIDIVISEVRLTKNGERLMQGYLQILRDGGFSEREAMLGLSTIYTLAYGTSLVNRQLDAVGSQSETKRAVAESPSLAREWLRLLKDEAGREAVDRFRHSVILAGLEAIKGTLSDEVQ; via the coding sequence ATGACTGTCGGTGCCACGACCAAGCAGGCCTCCCGCCGTCGCCAGCCCGCCGCCAATCCCACACTCAGCCGCGACGAGATCGCGCGCGCGGCTCTGGAGTTCGGCTCTAGCGAGGGCTTCGACCAACTCAGCATGCGTTCGCTGGCCCGAGTGCTCGGGGTCACCCCGATGGCGCTGTATCACCACGTGGCCAATAAGCAGGATCTGCTTTCGATGCTTGTCGAAGAGGTGCTGGCGCCAATTGAAGTTCCAGATCCCGACTTCGGTACCTGGCAGGAACGCCTCGGCGAGTTGCAGCGGCGCATCAAAATCTCTAATGAGCGCTATCCCGGTATCGACATAGTGATCTCCGAAGTGCGCCTGACCAAGAATGGCGAGCGGCTCATGCAGGGATACCTGCAGATCTTGCGCGACGGCGGCTTCAGCGAGCGTGAGGCGATGCTCGGCCTGTCTACGATCTACACACTTGCCTACGGAACGTCGTTGGTGAATCGCCAACTTGACGCGGTCGGCAGTCAATCTGAAACAAAGCGTGCCGTCGCCGAATCACCTAGTCTGGCTCGCGAATGGCTCCGACTCCTGAAGGATGAAGCAGGACGCGAAGCCGTCGATCGATTCAGGCACAGCGTTATATTGGCCGGGCTTGAGGCAATCAAGGGAACGTTGAGTGATGAGGTTCAATAG
- a CDS encoding YfcE family phosphodiesterase, with amino-acid sequence MKLGIVADVHCQDEHLLLTVQALIDEGVDEILLAGDAHYDNHFSNEVVDIIREFNIRYVTGNHEWNLMSEHGTAARTAMHVRAGNLELVAAAPESLRTTMNGKSLLMLHASPWTPKGHYLFAGDPLFQRCDELDADYLILGHTHVPMVQRFGRTLVINPGALAYSEALGALGEYAILDTNTDEVTQRKYTKQSFTP; translated from the coding sequence GTGAAACTGGGGATCGTCGCTGACGTTCATTGTCAGGACGAGCACCTGCTGCTCACCGTGCAAGCGCTGATCGATGAAGGAGTCGACGAGATCCTGCTTGCAGGCGACGCCCACTACGACAACCACTTCAGCAATGAGGTAGTCGACATCATTCGCGAATTCAATATTCGCTACGTCACCGGCAACCATGAGTGGAATCTCATGAGTGAGCATGGGACTGCTGCTCGAACAGCGATGCATGTCCGGGCTGGGAATCTGGAACTTGTCGCCGCTGCCCCAGAGTCCCTGCGCACCACGATGAACGGCAAATCGCTGCTGATGCTGCACGCAAGCCCATGGACGCCAAAAGGCCACTACCTCTTCGCCGGTGATCCACTGTTCCAGCGCTGCGATGAGCTCGACGCCGACTACCTCATCCTCGGCCACACGCATGTGCCGATGGTGCAGCGCTTCGGCAGAACACTCGTCATCAATCCCGGTGCACTCGCCTATTCAGAGGCACTCGGTGCTCTGGGCGAGTACGCGATCCTCGACACCAACACCGATGAAGTAACGCAGCGAAAGTACACAAAACAATCATTCACCCCATAA